GGGTCCATACGGAAACGCTTCTCATCAGTAGTCTGGTAGGATGTTTTCGTCAGACCGGTCGCGCGACGTCGATGCGTTTTTCTTCTCACGGTTCAGATTCCTCCAAAATCGGCCTCCCAACCCGCCAAGAAGCCTATTTTCTCGCCCCCATAATTCCTCGTTAGTTTCTCTTCCCCGAAATAATCTCACCTTCCCGACCCAGCTTAATCCCCTTCCCTTCTCTCGCATGCCCCTGACGCAGATGAACGGCAAGCTCGTGATGTCCTCGCCGCCCCGGTCCCTCTGCCAAGAAGAAGGCCTTGAACGATGTGGCCGTTAGGTCCACCGTTCCATGCTCTCGTACGGTAGCTGCGCCCAGCAAGCTCGCAACCCCCCTCGGCGTCCCAGTCCTCCCATCAGGTTGTGGTCTCGTGACCTGTAGTCCACCATGCCGCAGCACCGTCTCAGGTGGGGAACGAGGGGAATGAATCAATCACGGATGGACCATTGCAGGTACACCCCCCCCCCGGTCTCTAAAAGCACCATCTTCATCTACCTAGGTACTGAGTCCTCTGACGATCTCATCTGGATACAGTGCTAGTTGATTCCTAATTTTTATGTGGCAAGTATTGATTTGACATCTCTGTGTTACTGTATTCATACCCTTTTCTTTGGTCGATTTTGTTATGTCCTTTGTGCAGTTTATCACCAAATCAGAGATGAATATCTTCTAATTTTGTATCAACATGACACACATATGACGCTTCCAAATATCCATGCTTCTTATGCATCATTCGCGTGCTTCTTCACTGAACAGAGTTTGCGCCATTCTAGCCATGCTTCTATTTTTCTTTACTATTTGTGTTATCTTGAGATAGCATGAAATTAACACTATTTCCAAATACCACCAGTGCATGTTGGCTGCCATTACAGGTTGAAGAATCTACTGCCATAGCGAGACGATGATGATAAGATGGCTGGTGTGAGTAGCAGCGGTGATGGCAAGGACGTCAACGGGGAGCAGGGACATAGAATGTGATTGGCCTCTTGTTCGGGGGCGTTGCATCTATGGTGCTCCTAAACGGTGGGTGACATTGCTCAGATCGGCATCGTCTCTCATGCTTCCTGCCCTCGACGCCTCTGGTTCCTCGACGTCGCTGGCTCTACATAGTGGGAATGGCATGCTTCATTGTCACAGACGCGATGCTTCAGATTCTTTGTATTAAGTTTCAAACTACCTATGTATATGCTTCCTTCAGTTTAATATCTAATATGTGCTTCCATATCATATGTGGCATGTTTTTCAAGCATCTACATGTTTGCTTTGTTATTTACACAGGTGATGCTTCTGAACTATTTTGTTCATGCTTCGGCAATTGTCAAAGACATAAAATGCATCAGTATACATTTGACATGATATGTTTCCTGGAAAATACTCTGTGTGTTTTGTTTCTTACGATAGTATGTGGAACCGGTACTACATTTCTCATGCATCAAGCTAATAAAATTGCGCTTCGAAACGCAACCATACGTGCTTCATAGTCATAGCATAAAAGAAATAATGATAATGCTTGGAGAAAAATGTGACCATGAAGTATGAAGCATGCGTTGTACTGTTGGAAGCATATATTTAGCATATGATGGAAACAAACATGGAATACAAGGAAGCATCATGCACGTATGGAAAAACCTGTGATTATATGGACGAATATTGGAAGCATATATGGAAGCAGCGTATTATAGCAAGTTTACGAATATTATGGAAGCATATTTTCTAGCGCATTGAAACAAAATTTTGCATCAATTTGCTATTATTATATGTCTTCCCTTTGCTTGATTTTTGGGTGTGATTCACTTGAGGAACAAAATTACATGGAAACAAAGGTGGACCCACATCTAAATTCTGACTGACCGTGATTTCAGGGAGCAATTAATTCTGTGAAGCAGATTACAAGGAAACTACCAAGAAAAAGACCCACGCTCATACTAATCTAACGGTTGAAGCAATCTCATCCTACGGTGTTGGGCTGGTCTGATGCTAGGCTAGGGATCAGTAGTCTGATCCCTAGCGGTGCCCTATTGGTATATAGGTTGGACAGACATCCAATTGGACTTTGCAACACTAGCATGTTAATATCAGCAGTTAATGGTGACGTAACCAAGGGGGTGTAATgggatacataaaagaatttagatttTTTAGTGTAAACAATCCTGTTAGTTGGCACATTGCCAGTCTTAATGATGGTAGCACAATAGACGAGTAAATCAGCTTTCAAATGCAGTGATCAGATCAGTAACTAGGCAGAGAATAAGAAGGCTGGCATGCAATATGTTAAGACAGGGATATTCAGATAAAGCTGAAATCTGCGTACATATTGCCTAGTGCATAGTTTGTAGAATGCAGGTGTAACATTTAATCAGACACACTTACGAACTTGCTCCAAGAAACAGAGTTCATAAACCATTCCATGGACTTCGTTCTAATGAACATGACAGAAAAAAAGATAGATCAAAGAAGTGTCATCCTTACATGCTCTTCGACGACAGCATGAACAGTGGCATCAGTAAGAATTGGCCTCCCAATTATTGTTTGAGCTTGTGAGCCAAGCATGAGAACTCGATTTAAAACTAACTGCACCAAGTGATTCAAATGACAACAGCATCAGCAGAATTACCAATGGAATGAGAAGCACAAGCAAGCAGAGATCTATGTTTGCTACTGGAATCATTACAAGAATTTTATCAACTagtcactggttcgctgcagttgTTCCATCATCTTGGTTTGAAAAATGGTGGGTTTAAGAAAAGTATGATAAGGATGAGGAGTTGTGGCTTGTGACACTAATGCAACTAAAATAAGAATGCCCCTAATGATAGTTCTACTCAACTTGTCAATCACAACAAGTCATGTTTTGAACAAGTCCATAACTCCATACACTTCACCAAGCCTAAAATTCAATTCTTGGTACATTATACAGCAACCTTTTAAGCAGCTTCCATGAGGGAAGATGAATATAAAAGTTAGAGTCATACTTAATTGAACGAATAATTTGAACCAATACTCTTAAGTTTCCAGTTCCCAACATAAATAGGTCAAATCAAGCGGACCAAAGTGCTACGGGATATCCCGAGATAACAATGGGCACACAATACCAAGACTAATCATGAATTGCATAAAATTCTCTTATCAGGTCAGATTTTGAGGTTTGACCATAGTGATATAATCCATCAGCAAATGAACAGAAGATAGGCCTGCATACTACAACTTGAGAGCTTGTAATCACAGCGGCTACCCTATTAGTCTTGGTCATAGGTTGCAGCTTGAATTGAGGAAACAACATTCAATCGAAATAGTTCCGCGAATGTGCCACATTACCTTGTCATTCACATCGCAGAACTTGAGCCTCTCCGTGAAGATGGAGTCGCCATTGCTCACCTTGAACTGGTGCGAACCAATCTGCAGGAACAAGCAACGCGCACCCAGGTCACCAACCAGATCCACTCCCCGGCCCGACCGGAGCCGAACCGAAGCGCAAAACGGAACAAGATTCGGGCCTGACCTGGACGACGGCGAAGACGGGCTCGTAGGGCTTGAAGGGCTTCTCGTCGGCGCCGAGCGGGCCGACCACCTTGTACCCGATCTCGTTCGCCTCGGCCAGCTTCTCCTCCTCCGTCTTCCCGCTGGGCGGCTTCGCGGCGGGCGTCTCCTCGTCGCCCTCCCCCCACTCGTCCCCGCTCCCGTCCTCCTCGTCCTCGTAGTGCTCCTCGTCGTCCCCCTCATCGTCGGACGAGCGGGTCGCGAAGTGGCAGCGCGGGGGGGAGAGccggagcgaggcggcggcggcgcggggggcgAGGGGCCGGGGCAGGGAGGTCAGGGTCCGGGCCGCGATCGAGGCCGGCGCGAGGGGCTGCGGGGCGTGCGGGGCGAGGCCGCGcgtgaggaggcggaggaggcatCGCCGCGTCGCcatggctacggcggcggcggtggagggaggagacgaggaggggaggggagggtagAAATGGAAATGTTTATTTTGCCAAGCGGTTTTGACGAGGGTTTAAG
The sequence above is a segment of the Triticum dicoccoides isolate Atlit2015 ecotype Zavitan chromosome 1A, WEW_v2.0, whole genome shotgun sequence genome. Coding sequences within it:
- the LOC119291337 gene encoding 50S ribosomal protein L21, mitochondrial-like, whose product is MATRRCLLRLLTRGLAPHAPQPLAPASIAARTLTSLPRPLAPRAAAASLRLSPPRCHFATRSSDDEGDDEEHYEDEEDGSGDEWGEGDEETPAAKPPSGKTEEEKLAEANEIGYKVVGPLGADEKPFKPYEPVFAVVQIGSHQFKVSNGDSIFTERLKFCDVNDKLVLNRVLMLGSQAQTIIGRPILTDATVHAVVEEHALDAKVIIFKKKRRKNYRRTRGHRQELTKLRITNIEGIDKSFIQQEGTDKPESAAVAA